The following proteins are co-located in the Sphingomonas panacis genome:
- a CDS encoding LysR substrate-binding domain-containing protein — protein MRRLPPLTAIEAFVQVARLGSIKAASQELALSAPALSRRVQALERFIGKPLFERRHQAVVLNADGERLLQQIAPALDSLSDAVEIMTSGTEMLRLRLGIMPLFASQRLFPKLAELRQKHPELHLDIDTAGHGFARLGEGLDAVIALAREMDPALYGKRLDRNSIYVIGARAMLEGPKPITKPEQLAGLTALVHKDMPDLFTEFRAAAGLENTPPLAIDHFDSGPLMLEAAAQGLGVAFMHESHFEDARDPRLVRLFDIEIESPYSYWFACRPRAMLQRPVKLFHDWLVTAIADPSV, from the coding sequence ATGCGCAGACTGCCCCCTTTGACCGCGATCGAGGCGTTTGTTCAGGTCGCGCGGCTCGGCTCGATCAAGGCCGCGTCGCAGGAACTCGCGTTATCCGCACCCGCGCTCAGCCGCCGCGTGCAGGCGCTCGAACGCTTTATCGGCAAGCCGCTGTTCGAACGGCGGCATCAGGCGGTGGTGCTCAACGCCGACGGTGAACGCCTGCTCCAGCAGATCGCGCCCGCGCTCGACAGTCTCTCCGACGCGGTCGAAATCATGACCAGCGGCACCGAAATGCTGCGGCTGCGGCTCGGCATCATGCCGCTGTTCGCCTCGCAGCGGCTGTTCCCCAAACTCGCCGAGCTGCGCCAGAAACATCCCGAACTTCACCTCGACATCGATACCGCCGGGCACGGCTTCGCCCGGCTCGGCGAGGGACTCGACGCGGTGATTGCGCTGGCGCGCGAGATGGACCCCGCGCTGTACGGCAAGCGGCTCGACCGCAACTCGATCTATGTGATCGGCGCCCGGGCGATGCTCGAAGGCCCCAAGCCGATCACCAAACCCGAGCAGCTCGCCGGACTGACCGCGCTCGTCCACAAGGACATGCCCGACCTGTTCACCGAATTCCGCGCCGCCGCCGGACTCGAGAACACCCCGCCGCTCGCGATCGACCATTTCGATTCGGGGCCGCTGATGCTGGAGGCGGCCGCGCAGGGGCTTGGCGTCGCGTTCATGCACGAAAGCCATTTCGAGGATGCGCGCGATCCCCGGCTGGTGCGGCTGTTCGATATCGAGATCGAGAGCCCGTATAGTTATTGGTTCGCCTGCCGCCCGCGCGCGATGCTGCAGCGGCCGGTGAAGCTGTTTCACGACTGGCTGGTTACGGCGATCGCCGATCCCAGCGTTTAG
- a CDS encoding peptidylprolyl isomerase: MADTPETLTLTLETGDVVIKLRPDLAPKHVARIAELANEGYYNGVPFHRVIPGFMAQGGDGKNHNGTGGSDKPNLPAEFSKEPHVRGVASMARTNDPNSANSQFFICFDDARFLDGQYTVWGEVTSGMEHVDALPKGEPPRTPGKIVKAVAA, from the coding sequence ATGGCCGATACCCCCGAAACGCTGACGCTCACGCTCGAAACCGGCGACGTCGTCATCAAGCTCCGCCCCGATCTCGCGCCCAAGCACGTCGCGCGCATCGCCGAGCTGGCCAACGAAGGCTATTACAACGGCGTGCCGTTCCACCGCGTCATTCCCGGCTTCATGGCGCAGGGCGGTGACGGCAAGAACCACAACGGCACCGGCGGCTCGGACAAGCCGAACCTGCCGGCCGAATTCTCGAAGGAGCCGCACGTACGCGGCGTCGCGTCGATGGCGCGCACCAACGATCCGAACAGCGCGAACAGCCAGTTCTTCATCTGCTTCGACGATGCCCGCTTCCTCGACGGCCAGTACACCGTCTGGGGCGAAGTGACCTCGGGCATGGAACATGTCGACGCGCTCCCCAAGGGCGAGCCGCCCCGCACGCCGGGCAAGATCGTCAAGGCCGTCGCGGCGTAA
- a CDS encoding DUF1489 family protein, with the protein MALHLTKVAFGATSYEHLEGRLRERAEAGPLFLTTRYLPKRHEEITGEGSLFWILKHMLVARSPILGFGEAEGGRVAILLGPLVRVQPRPKRAHQGWRYLEAGDAPADFGEGDYDAEAMPAALTAKLSALALI; encoded by the coding sequence ATGGCATTGCATCTCACGAAAGTCGCGTTCGGCGCGACCAGTTACGAGCATCTCGAAGGCCGGCTGCGCGAGCGCGCCGAGGCCGGGCCGCTGTTCCTGACGACGCGCTATCTGCCCAAGCGCCACGAGGAGATCACCGGCGAAGGGTCTTTGTTCTGGATCCTGAAGCACATGCTGGTCGCGCGCTCACCGATTCTCGGCTTTGGCGAGGCCGAGGGCGGGCGGGTTGCGATCCTGCTCGGGCCGCTGGTGCGAGTCCAGCCGCGCCCGAAGCGTGCGCATCAGGGCTGGCGCTATCTGGAGGCGGGCGACGCACCGGCCGATTTCGGCGAGGGCGATTATGACGCCGAGGCGATGCCGGCGGCGCTGACCGCGAAGCTGAGCGCGCTCGCGCTGATCTGA
- a CDS encoding head GIN domain-containing protein translates to MKHLLAALPLLCLAVPAAAEQRSFAIGSFDRVRIDGPFRVIVTLGGSPGGSAEGDARAISDLDVRVDGGTLIVRAGLNGWGEQGGMGRPSAPVVRVSTQAIRSIVTVGAAQVSVGGPFRGQRLDLSLTGSGTLAAPSIDADQLFATVLGSGTITLGGRAAKARLTTSGTASIAAASLVADDLTVRLDGNGAIDAQARYTAAVTTSGLGTVTVYGKPACTVNAVAGGPVSCGRIERAPAQ, encoded by the coding sequence GTGAAACACCTCCTCGCCGCCCTGCCGCTGCTCTGTCTCGCCGTACCCGCCGCCGCCGAGCAGCGCAGCTTCGCGATCGGCAGTTTCGATCGGGTGCGGATCGACGGCCCGTTCCGCGTCATCGTCACGCTCGGCGGGTCGCCGGGCGGCAGCGCCGAAGGCGATGCCCGCGCGATCAGCGATCTTGACGTGCGTGTCGACGGTGGCACGCTGATCGTACGTGCGGGCCTGAATGGCTGGGGCGAGCAGGGCGGCATGGGTCGGCCGTCTGCGCCGGTGGTGCGTGTGTCGACTCAGGCGATCCGCAGCATCGTCACGGTCGGCGCGGCGCAAGTTTCGGTCGGCGGGCCGTTTCGCGGCCAGCGGCTAGACCTGTCGCTGACCGGCAGCGGCACGCTCGCCGCGCCGTCGATCGACGCCGACCAGCTTTTCGCGACGGTGCTCGGCTCGGGCACGATCACGCTCGGCGGCCGCGCCGCCAAGGCGCGGCTGACGACGAGCGGCACCGCCAGCATCGCCGCCGCATCGCTGGTCGCGGACGATCTCACCGTCCGGCTCGACGGCAATGGCGCGATCGACGCACAGGCACGCTACACCGCCGCCGTCACCACCAGCGGACTCGGCACGGTGACCGTCTACGGCAAGCCCGCCTGCACGGTGAACGCGGTCGCGGGTGGGCCAGTGAGTTGCGGCAGGATCGAGCGCGCGCCGGCGCAATAG
- a CDS encoding head GIN domain-containing protein, with product MRSASLIAMLALVACSPAEDRDPGVAATSGGTARIYQVADFTGVALRASDDVDVRVGSGFSVRAEGPAAELDTLRIVRDGDVLRIGRKDSFAFQWGRTAHVKIFVTMPRITTAELSGTGDLAIDRVEGERFRVDSKGSGDIAIGALSVESADLSLSGTGTLTAKGRAHQLKIDLSGSGDVDAPELKAARASVSVAGTGDVHATVDGPAQVSVTGTGDVDLGAAAHCTTTNAGTGEVRCGK from the coding sequence ATGCGGTCTGCGTCTCTCATCGCAATGCTGGCGTTGGTCGCCTGCTCGCCCGCCGAGGATCGCGACCCCGGCGTCGCCGCGACCAGTGGCGGCACCGCGCGCATCTACCAGGTGGCCGACTTCACCGGCGTCGCGCTGCGCGCATCGGATGACGTCGATGTCCGCGTCGGCAGCGGCTTCTCGGTGCGCGCCGAAGGGCCGGCCGCCGAGCTCGACACGCTCCGCATCGTCCGCGACGGCGACGTGCTTCGCATCGGCCGCAAGGACTCATTCGCGTTCCAATGGGGCCGGACGGCGCACGTGAAGATCTTCGTGACGATGCCGCGCATCACGACAGCCGAGCTCAGCGGCACCGGCGACCTCGCGATCGACCGAGTCGAGGGCGAGCGCTTCCGTGTCGACAGCAAGGGATCGGGCGACATCGCGATCGGCGCGCTCAGCGTCGAATCCGCCGATCTGTCGCTGTCGGGCACTGGCACGCTGACCGCCAAGGGTCGCGCGCACCAGCTCAAGATCGACCTGAGCGGATCGGGCGACGTCGATGCGCCCGAATTGAAAGCGGCGCGCGCGAGCGTGTCGGTCGCGGGCACCGGCGATGTCCACGCGACGGTGGACGGCCCTGCGCAGGTATCGGTGACGGGAACGGGCGATGTCGATCTCGGCGCGGCCGCGCATTGCACGACGACCAACGCCGGCACCGGCGAGGTTCGCTGCGGCAAGTAG
- a CDS encoding CarD family transcriptional regulator yields MAAKALSFDVGDYVVYPKHGVGRVIELQRQEIAGMQLELYVLRFEKERMTLRVPTNKAESVGMRKLSSDKTLREALETLTGKPRVKRTMWSRRAQEYEAKINSGDLVSIAEVVRDLFRADDQPEQSYSERQIFEAATSRLARELAAMEQVDEPTAQEKILEILRKAAAIHNKDKVPA; encoded by the coding sequence ATGGCTGCCAAGGCGCTGTCCTTCGACGTCGGCGATTATGTCGTTTACCCCAAGCACGGCGTCGGCCGTGTCATCGAGCTGCAACGGCAGGAAATCGCCGGGATGCAACTCGAACTCTATGTGCTCCGCTTCGAAAAGGAGCGTATGACGCTCCGCGTACCGACCAACAAGGCCGAAAGCGTCGGCATGCGCAAGCTCTCCAGCGACAAGACGCTGCGCGAAGCCCTCGAAACGCTGACCGGCAAGCCGCGCGTCAAGCGCACCATGTGGTCGCGCCGCGCGCAGGAATATGAAGCGAAGATCAATTCGGGCGATCTCGTCTCGATCGCCGAAGTGGTGCGTGATCTGTTCCGGGCCGACGACCAGCCCGAGCAGAGCTATTCCGAACGCCAGATCTTCGAAGCGGCGACGAGCCGGCTCGCGCGCGAACTCGCCGCGATGGAGCAGGTCGACGAGCCGACCGCGCAGGAGAAGATCCTCGAGATCCTCCGCAAGGCCGCGGCGATCCACAACAAGGACAAGGTTCCCGCCTGA
- the fdxA gene encoding ferredoxin FdxA produces MTYVVTDACIRCKYMDCVEVCPVDCFYEGENMLVINPSECIDCGVCEPECPAEAILPDTESNLEQWLELNTTFSAQWPNVTRKLNQTPADADAMKGETGKYDKYFSPEPGAGD; encoded by the coding sequence ATGACCTACGTCGTCACCGATGCCTGCATTCGCTGCAAGTATATGGACTGCGTAGAAGTGTGTCCGGTCGACTGCTTCTATGAAGGCGAGAACATGCTCGTCATCAACCCGAGCGAGTGCATCGATTGCGGCGTGTGCGAGCCCGAATGCCCCGCCGAAGCGATCCTGCCCGATACCGAGAGCAATCTCGAACAGTGGCTGGAACTCAACACGACGTTCTCGGCGCAATGGCCCAACGTCACCCGCAAGCTCAACCAGACGCCGGCCGATGCCGATGCGATGAAGGGCGAAACCGGCAAGTATGACAAATACTTCTCGCCCGAACCGGGTGCCGGCGACTGA
- a CDS encoding S4 domain-containing protein yields MRLDVFLWHARIVKTRAIAQALATAGRLRLDGRPVDRAAAPVRIGVVIAFATPAGRVRAIRVEALPARRGPPAEGRACYSDLLENGSHLAPGD; encoded by the coding sequence ATGCGGCTCGACGTGTTCCTCTGGCATGCCCGGATCGTCAAGACGCGGGCGATCGCCCAGGCGCTCGCCACCGCCGGCCGTCTCCGCCTCGATGGCCGCCCAGTCGACCGTGCCGCCGCGCCGGTCCGGATCGGCGTGGTGATCGCCTTCGCGACTCCGGCGGGCCGCGTGCGCGCGATCCGCGTCGAGGCGCTGCCGGCGCGGCGCGGGCCACCCGCCGAGGGCCGCGCCTGCTACAGCGATTTGCTTGAGAACGGTTCTCATCTTGCCCCCGGTGATTGA
- a CDS encoding helicase-related protein, which yields MSRADHRVTAVLGPTNTGKTHLAVERMCAHSSGMIGFPLRLLAREVYDRVVKIKGANQVALITGEEKIVPKDARWFLCTAESMPLEREVAFVALDEAQLGADPERGHVFTDRILRARGREETMLLGSESLRPMVKALVRDAEIITRPRFSTLSYAGVRKISRLPKRSAIVAFSAEEVYAVAEMLRRLRGGAAVVMGALSPRTRNAQVAMFQAGEVDYLVATDAIGMGLNMDVSHVAFASLHKFDGHRQRRLTVAEMAQIAGRAGRHQRDGTFGALVDDGPSAFGPEEVLAIEEHRFAPLEHLYWREGVPDLSSINALIASLELRPEARVLRAAPEATDLAVLKRLAGEDWVRDRVRGQKMVARLWAACGLPDFRKLGVDPHARFVGRVFGYLSEGLGYVPHEWFANEIARLDNVAGDVETLAGRIAAARSWAYIANRADWLADPAHWSARAGAVEERLSDALHLSLTQRFVDKRTTLLMRQIGADPRALPVTVGPQGEVSVEDHPIGTLTGFRFTVAPDARLADKRLLLAAAERRLGSERGRRAQALIDAPDADFTLADDAPAVHWAGHEVARLGPGPSLARPRVLLDRALDCLDRPVQAAVRERLERWIAAQVARRLPALGTLDAVLRDAQASPPLRAVAAGLVDAGGIATRMSIGHAVDALDSAARKRLRAAGVTIGALDLFDPRLLKPEPARWRRMLLAARGVAVSAAPPAGPTVLPRQAAGAHLQHGYRPLGSQAVRVDLAERIARAVHDARDGHRPFAPDPALATSIGMTPDTLARLMAALGFRAARPEDGQPRWAWRGLTRAVQTAPPRDNAFAALAELGARLG from the coding sequence ATGTCACGCGCCGACCACCGGGTCACCGCCGTTCTGGGGCCGACCAACACCGGCAAGACGCATCTCGCGGTCGAGCGGATGTGCGCGCATTCGAGCGGGATGATCGGCTTCCCGCTGCGCCTCCTCGCGCGCGAGGTCTATGACCGCGTCGTCAAGATCAAGGGCGCCAACCAGGTCGCGCTCATCACCGGCGAAGAAAAGATCGTCCCCAAGGACGCGCGCTGGTTCCTCTGCACAGCCGAGAGCATGCCGCTCGAACGCGAGGTCGCCTTCGTCGCGCTAGACGAGGCGCAACTGGGCGCCGATCCCGAGCGCGGCCACGTCTTCACCGATCGCATTTTACGCGCACGCGGGCGTGAAGAGACGATGCTGCTCGGCTCGGAATCGCTCAGGCCGATGGTCAAGGCGCTGGTCAGGGATGCCGAGATCATCACCCGACCGCGCTTCTCGACGTTGAGCTACGCTGGCGTGCGGAAGATCAGCCGGCTCCCCAAACGTTCGGCGATCGTCGCCTTCTCGGCCGAGGAGGTCTACGCCGTCGCCGAGATGCTGCGGCGGCTGCGCGGTGGTGCGGCGGTGGTGATGGGCGCGCTTAGCCCGCGCACGCGCAACGCGCAGGTCGCGATGTTCCAGGCGGGCGAGGTCGATTATCTCGTCGCGACCGACGCGATCGGCATGGGGCTCAACATGGATGTCAGCCATGTCGCCTTCGCCTCGCTCCATAAGTTCGACGGGCATCGCCAGCGCCGGTTGACGGTGGCCGAAATGGCGCAGATCGCCGGCCGCGCCGGGCGCCACCAGCGCGATGGCACGTTCGGCGCGCTCGTCGATGATGGGCCGAGCGCGTTCGGCCCCGAAGAGGTGCTGGCGATCGAGGAGCATCGCTTCGCGCCGCTCGAGCATCTCTATTGGCGCGAGGGCGTGCCCGATCTGTCGAGCATCAACGCGCTGATTGCCAGCCTCGAACTGCGCCCCGAAGCGCGCGTGCTGCGCGCCGCGCCGGAAGCGACCGATCTGGCCGTGCTCAAGCGGCTGGCGGGCGAGGATTGGGTGCGCGACCGGGTACGCGGTCAAAAGATGGTCGCGCGGCTGTGGGCGGCGTGCGGCCTGCCCGATTTCCGCAAGCTCGGCGTCGATCCGCATGCGCGCTTCGTCGGCCGGGTGTTCGGCTATCTGAGCGAGGGGCTGGGCTACGTGCCGCACGAATGGTTCGCTAACGAGATCGCGCGGCTCGATAACGTCGCGGGCGATGTCGAGACGCTCGCCGGGCGGATCGCGGCGGCGCGGAGCTGGGCCTATATCGCCAACCGCGCCGACTGGCTCGCCGACCCGGCGCATTGGAGTGCGCGCGCCGGCGCGGTCGAGGAACGGCTGTCCGACGCGCTCCACCTCAGTCTGACGCAACGCTTCGTCGACAAGCGCACCACGCTGCTGATGCGCCAGATCGGCGCCGATCCGCGCGCTCTGCCCGTTACCGTCGGGCCACAGGGTGAGGTCAGCGTCGAGGATCATCCGATCGGCACGCTGACCGGCTTCCGCTTCACCGTCGCCCCCGATGCGCGGCTCGCTGACAAACGGCTGCTGCTCGCCGCCGCCGAGCGCCGACTGGGGAGCGAGCGCGGTCGGCGGGCGCAGGCGCTGATCGACGCGCCCGATGCCGATTTCACGCTCGCCGACGACGCGCCCGCGGTTCATTGGGCGGGGCATGAGGTCGCGCGGCTCGGGCCGGGACCGTCGCTGGCGCGGCCGCGCGTATTGCTCGATCGCGCGCTCGATTGCCTCGACCGCCCGGTGCAGGCGGCAGTGCGCGAGCGGCTCGAACGCTGGATCGCCGCACAGGTCGCGCGGCGGCTGCCCGCGCTCGGCACGCTCGACGCGGTGCTGCGCGATGCGCAGGCGTCACCGCCGCTGCGTGCGGTCGCGGCAGGGCTGGTCGATGCGGGCGGGATCGCAACGCGGATGAGCATCGGCCACGCGGTCGATGCGCTCGATTCGGCAGCGCGCAAGCGGTTGCGCGCGGCCGGCGTGACGATCGGCGCGCTCGACCTGTTCGATCCGCGCCTGCTCAAGCCCGAGCCGGCGCGCTGGCGGCGGATGCTGCTCGCCGCGCGCGGCGTGGCCGTGTCCGCAGCGCCACCCGCCGGCCCGACGGTCTTGCCGCGTCAGGCCGCCGGCGCGCACCTCCAGCACGGCTATCGCCCGCTCGGCAGCCAGGCGGTGCGAGTCGATCTCGCCGAGCGGATCGCGCGCGCGGTGCATGATGCGCGCGACGGCCACCGTCCGTTCGCGCCCGATCCCGCGCTCGCCACCTCGATCGGGATGACGCCGGACACGCTCGCACGGCTGATGGCGGCGCTGGGATTCCGTGCCGCACGCCCCGAGGATGGCCAGCCGCGCTGGGCATGGCGCGGGCTGACCCGCGCCGTGCAGACCGCGCCGCCACGCGACAACGCCTTCGCGGCGCTCGCCGAATTGGGAGCGCGGCTTGGCTGA
- a CDS encoding M23 family metallopeptidase, with amino-acid sequence MFLRSDSGFEQAGGTATVSFGRTLSPLPAPTAFDRFRAGLAKVDWVPDLGARIGSAEWWRGALTCTALCASAVALAPRLHPIAGTVAPPLAGAQWDEARAQSIAPLAYGANTGHRMAANDFVAPLTQTPERPSIDLSASYGAGDSFAAVLRRAGVSERDSDAAMRLVTGATALDDLKPGTQIDLTLGRRADKTVARPLDQLSFRARFDLQLSLKRVGGALALTRQVIAVDHTPLRIQGLVGSSLYRSARAAGAPAKAVESYIRAIASRLSVGHDVRSADRFDLIVEQARAATGEVQLGGLLFAGLARGGGKPLQLVKWGDGERAQWFESSGQTEQRGAMGMPVSGHITSTFGLRMHPILGILRMHKGMDIGAPWGSPIHAATDGVIQFAGRTGGYGNFVKLAGPGGIATGYGHMSRIAVRTGTRVSRGQVIGYVGSTGLSTGPHLHWEVWRNGVSVNPRTISLSSVVQLSGEALRAFRARVGSLLSVKPGGR; translated from the coding sequence GTGTTTTTGCGTAGCGATTCCGGATTCGAACAGGCTGGTGGCACGGCCACCGTGTCGTTCGGCCGGACGCTGTCGCCGCTTCCCGCCCCGACCGCATTCGACCGTTTCCGCGCTGGCCTCGCCAAAGTCGATTGGGTGCCCGATCTCGGCGCGCGGATCGGCTCGGCGGAATGGTGGCGCGGTGCGTTGACCTGCACCGCATTATGCGCGAGCGCGGTGGCATTGGCGCCGCGCCTTCATCCGATCGCCGGCACCGTCGCGCCGCCGCTCGCCGGCGCGCAATGGGACGAAGCGCGCGCGCAGTCGATCGCGCCGCTCGCCTACGGCGCCAACACCGGCCACCGCATGGCCGCCAATGATTTCGTCGCGCCACTCACCCAGACGCCCGAACGGCCAAGCATCGACCTGTCGGCGAGCTACGGCGCTGGCGACAGTTTCGCGGCGGTGCTGCGCCGCGCCGGCGTGTCCGAACGTGATTCCGACGCGGCGATGCGGCTCGTCACCGGCGCTACCGCACTCGACGATCTCAAGCCCGGCACGCAGATCGATCTGACGCTCGGCCGCCGTGCCGACAAGACCGTGGCACGCCCGCTCGACCAACTCTCGTTCCGCGCGCGCTTCGACTTGCAACTGTCGCTGAAGCGCGTCGGTGGCGCGCTTGCCCTCACCCGGCAGGTGATCGCGGTCGATCATACGCCGTTGCGCATCCAGGGGCTGGTCGGATCGAGCCTGTACCGTTCGGCGCGGGCAGCGGGTGCACCAGCCAAAGCGGTCGAATCCTATATCCGCGCGATCGCCAGCCGGCTCTCGGTCGGCCACGACGTGCGGTCTGCCGACCGTTTCGACCTGATCGTCGAGCAGGCGCGCGCCGCCACCGGCGAAGTGCAGCTCGGCGGGCTGTTGTTCGCCGGGCTGGCGCGCGGCGGCGGCAAGCCGCTCCAGCTCGTCAAATGGGGCGATGGCGAGCGCGCGCAATGGTTCGAATCTTCCGGCCAGACCGAGCAGCGCGGCGCGATGGGGATGCCCGTCTCCGGGCACATCACCTCGACCTTCGGCTTACGCATGCATCCGATCCTCGGTATCCTCAGGATGCATAAAGGCATGGACATCGGCGCGCCGTGGGGATCGCCGATCCACGCCGCGACCGATGGTGTGATCCAGTTCGCCGGCCGCACCGGCGGCTATGGCAATTTCGTCAAACTCGCCGGACCGGGCGGAATCGCCACCGGCTATGGCCATATGAGCCGGATCGCGGTGCGTACCGGCACGCGCGTGTCGCGCGGGCAAGTGATCGGCTATGTCGGATCGACCGGGCTTTCGACCGGGCCGCATCTGCACTGGGAGGTTTGGCGCAACGGCGTGTCGGTCAACCCGCGCACGATCTCGCTGTCGAGCGTGGTGCAGCTTTCGGGCGAAGCGCTGCGCGCGTTCAGGGCGCGGGTGGGGTCCTTGCTGTCGGTGAAGCCGGGCGGGCGGTGA